A window of Paenibacillus sp. 19GGS1-52 contains these coding sequences:
- a CDS encoding GNAT family N-acetyltransferase: protein MNTIVKLNLQDDSTVNELWSLQHKAYRLEAELIGFHEIPPLLETRDMLRHVKEEFYGCFDSNGELMGAVATEEESPGKLTITRMMVGPDHFRKGVAGNLLEYVFKHYDEMEQFIVSTGKLNIPAVTLYTKHGFVAVGLEEVAPGVELIEFHRSGTH, encoded by the coding sequence ATGAATACAATTGTGAAACTAAACTTGCAGGATGATAGTACTGTTAACGAGCTGTGGAGCCTTCAGCATAAGGCCTACCGTCTGGAAGCGGAGCTTATAGGATTCCATGAGATACCGCCGCTGCTGGAGACCAGAGACATGCTGAGACACGTTAAAGAGGAATTCTATGGCTGTTTCGATAGTAACGGCGAACTGATGGGAGCTGTTGCCACAGAGGAAGAGTCGCCGGGGAAACTGACCATTACCCGGATGATGGTTGGGCCGGACCATTTTCGCAAAGGAGTGGCAGGCAATCTCTTAGAATATGTCTTCAAGCACTATGACGAAATGGAGCAGTTTATAGTATCTACTGGCAAACTGAATATCCCGGCAGTTACTTTATACACCAAACACGGATTTGTTGCCGTTGGACTGGAGGAAGTGGCTCCTGGGGTGGAATTAATTGAATTTCATCGGAGTGGTACACATTGA
- a CDS encoding DUF4097 family beta strand repeat-containing protein produces the protein MKDEPTMLPIEEDQHDPVEPESRDPESQTQLIPPRLKRRTRKRKFIAGLLAAIIPGSGHLYFGLLRKGISFIFLILLDIAALLYFSSIGMQINVPLLILLALLIPALYFYNVFDVLQSADRILRFPEDQDSEILIVNKTDIKRHRLVSEPGISFGLMLLLGGVLLFLFRTKPEWLQFFIEHYAEAATAAALVCFGLLLGAREIARGFLRRKNAERRNRRVGRFTASLLLIGVGVPLYLDWREGTDLTLLLLKWWPIIPVLWGIEYLLIFFFNRRRSNSSVTGARTRLDLRGLLSAILLAASIFIVAEQEHYLHLWNRVSLNLTAAAVDYGEAEGSKFQKAPLIIPVELDTAKISIDGINGDILVHRAPVEDIEIVTTVWVDQLKGVMAEAISDQSFVDVTPGSTIKITPQGKAYGDSGKRQPRMNLDISLPEDRRFNLEIRTMNGGITLQNVEAIENISLETGNGQLILHRILGEVKGKTLNGAVRARGVQGSVDLSTSGGDMNAWDVTGALKLSTAVGNVSAINNGDKVDISSKNGNLKVDGARTNLQAESLNGGINVRSDLLGGDWDIYSAVGDISVFLPLVGDYKVEGSSGYGDIVSDYPGLLIDKKTISGEAGNGEHKVHIEGNSSLNVMKY, from the coding sequence ATGAAAGATGAACCCACAATGCTACCAATAGAGGAAGACCAGCATGATCCTGTCGAGCCGGAGTCTAGAGATCCCGAATCTCAAACTCAACTAATACCGCCGCGTCTGAAGAGACGTACCCGCAAACGCAAATTTATTGCCGGATTACTGGCAGCGATCATTCCTGGCAGTGGGCATCTATATTTCGGGCTTCTTCGCAAAGGGATTTCATTTATTTTTCTTATTCTGCTGGATATCGCAGCATTACTCTATTTCTCCTCAATAGGGATGCAGATTAATGTTCCATTGCTTATTTTACTTGCACTGCTGATTCCGGCACTATATTTCTACAATGTGTTCGACGTGCTGCAATCCGCAGACCGGATTCTTCGTTTCCCTGAGGATCAAGATTCTGAAATTCTGATAGTAAATAAGACGGATATAAAACGGCATAGATTGGTTAGCGAACCGGGCATTTCGTTTGGGCTGATGCTGCTACTAGGAGGAGTTCTGCTCTTTCTTTTTCGAACAAAGCCAGAATGGCTGCAGTTCTTTATTGAGCATTATGCAGAAGCGGCAACTGCAGCAGCTTTAGTGTGCTTTGGCTTATTGCTTGGAGCTAGAGAGATTGCTAGAGGATTTCTCCGGCGTAAGAACGCCGAACGTCGTAACCGTCGAGTCGGTAGATTTACGGCGTCCCTGCTGCTTATTGGTGTCGGAGTTCCCTTGTATCTGGATTGGCGAGAGGGAACTGATCTTACGCTTCTGCTTCTGAAGTGGTGGCCGATTATACCAGTGCTATGGGGAATTGAGTACCTGCTAATATTCTTTTTCAACCGTCGCCGTTCGAATTCGAGCGTAACAGGAGCCAGAACCAGACTGGATTTGCGCGGATTACTGTCTGCCATATTATTAGCAGCTAGCATATTTATCGTAGCCGAGCAAGAACATTACTTGCATTTGTGGAATCGAGTCAGTCTTAACCTGACTGCAGCAGCAGTTGACTACGGTGAGGCAGAAGGCAGCAAGTTTCAGAAAGCGCCATTAATTATTCCTGTTGAACTGGATACGGCCAAAATATCGATCGATGGCATCAACGGTGATATTTTAGTACATCGTGCTCCGGTAGAGGATATTGAGATCGTGACTACAGTCTGGGTCGATCAACTAAAGGGAGTTATGGCTGAAGCGATCTCGGACCAGTCCTTTGTTGATGTTACACCAGGATCAACCATCAAGATTACCCCCCAGGGCAAGGCATACGGGGATTCCGGCAAACGCCAGCCACGCATGAATTTGGATATTTCTCTTCCGGAGGACCGTCGATTTAATCTGGAAATTAGGACCATGAATGGTGGTATTACCTTGCAAAACGTGGAAGCAATTGAGAATATCTCACTGGAAACCGGAAATGGGCAGCTTATTCTGCATCGCATATTAGGTGAGGTTAAAGGAAAAACACTAAACGGGGCTGTGCGGGCTAGAGGGGTTCAAGGAAGTGTTGACCTTTCAACGAGTGGCGGCGATATGAATGCCTGGGATGTAACGGGCGCCCTCAAGTTGTCGACAGCTGTTGGTAATGTAAGTGCAATCAATAATGGGGATAAAGTGGATATTTCCAGTAAGAATGGAAATTTGAAGGTCGATGGAGCCAGAACGAATCTGCAAGCAGAATCGCTGAATGGCGGAATTAATGTGCGCTCGGATTTACTTGGAGGAGATTGGGATATTTACAGTGCGGTTGGCGATATCAGCGTCTTTTTACCTTTGGTTGGAGATTATAAGGTGGAAGGTTCCAGTGGATATGGCGATATCGTTTCTGATTACCCAGGACTGCTTATTGATAAAAAGACGATCTCTGGGGAAGCTGGAAATGGAGAGCACAAAGTCCATATTGAAGGAAACAGTAGTTTAAATGTGATGAAATATTGA
- a CDS encoding Fur family transcriptional regulator: MGSGVQHALEQLKTTGVRITPQRHAILTYLMEAMNHPTADDIYRALEPKFPSMSVATVYNNLKMFMEAGMVRELTYGDNSSRFDANVSDHYHVICQVCGKIEDFSYPSLHDVELRAEQATGFKINGLRMELYGICKSCRDKQH; the protein is encoded by the coding sequence ATGGGTAGTGGCGTACAACATGCTTTGGAACAATTGAAGACAACCGGTGTCCGTATTACGCCCCAGCGTCATGCGATTCTTACGTATTTAATGGAAGCTATGAATCATCCTACGGCGGATGATATTTACCGGGCGTTAGAGCCGAAGTTTCCGAGTATGAGCGTAGCAACCGTATATAACAATCTAAAAATGTTCATGGAAGCCGGTATGGTCCGCGAGTTGACCTACGGTGATAACTCCAGCCGTTTCGACGCCAATGTGTCTGATCATTATCATGTGATCTGCCAGGTATGCGGTAAGATTGAAGATTTCAGCTATCCATCACTTCATGATGTGGAGCTTCGTGCGGAGCAAGCTACAGGCTTTAAGATTAATGGATTACGGATGGAACTTTACGGAATATGTAAGTCTTGCAGAGATAAGCAGCATTAA
- a CDS encoding glycosyl hydrolase family 18 protein has translation MNRRQRQRRVNKRGRLFRRLLGLLIVAAAAYWIVFYVLPNRLHIDPDWKGLEHPIFVKGELTGFSASGTGDSLLLPLPLLQKYVDSSIRYEEETKSVILSTDTSLLYMQEDSKDASLNNKPLQLRLAPEEKGTVTYLPADTLQDLYGFEVQEDTETGAVLLMTAGESVPLGKVKGEKGDKAKALRSEASIHAPIVANMSPGAVVRVWNGDNKDWLYVQMSNGYTGYVKASSIALDGQKTVEQKPSTPTRAERSWKGKAVNLFFEAVYERKPDPDSIGKLPGVNVVSPTWFSIIDVKGNVRSKGDTTYVKWAHNQGMEVWGLLSNSFESDLTTGALSSYENRMNTIVQMLKYADLYELDGINIDFENVYTKDGENVTQFMRELKPMAQAKNLIVSMDVTPKSNSEMWSLFLDRRALATVTDFLIVMAYDEHWASSPIAGSVASLPWVESSLSRIIEEDGVAPEKLILGVPLYTRIWSETEAKGKTKVSSKAVGMKAVQEILTDKKLKPTLDKDTGQNYIEYKEDGILRKIWIEDKVSLKARVELAQSLGLGGIGAWNRNFAIQDAWEALKEIQK, from the coding sequence TTGAACAGAAGACAGAGACAAAGACGTGTCAACAAGCGCGGACGTCTTTTTCGCCGCCTGCTTGGACTTTTGATCGTTGCAGCCGCAGCTTACTGGATTGTCTTTTACGTATTGCCAAACCGACTGCATATTGACCCTGATTGGAAAGGTTTGGAACATCCTATCTTTGTAAAAGGGGAACTTACTGGTTTTTCAGCCTCGGGTACAGGTGATAGCTTGCTTTTGCCACTTCCGCTATTGCAGAAATATGTAGATTCATCTATTCGTTATGAAGAGGAAACCAAGTCTGTCATTCTATCAACAGATACCAGTCTTTTGTATATGCAGGAGGATTCGAAAGATGCGAGCCTGAACAATAAACCGCTGCAACTGCGTCTTGCTCCTGAAGAAAAGGGCACGGTAACGTATCTTCCTGCAGACACCTTGCAGGACCTGTATGGGTTCGAGGTACAAGAAGATACAGAAACAGGTGCTGTTCTCTTAATGACCGCTGGAGAGTCTGTACCGCTTGGTAAGGTAAAGGGAGAGAAGGGCGACAAGGCGAAGGCTTTGCGCAGTGAGGCATCGATCCATGCGCCAATTGTAGCTAATATGTCTCCGGGTGCAGTTGTGAGAGTCTGGAACGGGGATAATAAGGACTGGTTGTATGTTCAGATGAGCAATGGCTATACAGGCTATGTCAAGGCAAGCTCGATAGCCCTTGATGGTCAAAAGACTGTGGAACAGAAGCCTTCCACTCCAACGCGGGCTGAACGGAGCTGGAAGGGGAAGGCGGTTAACCTGTTCTTCGAGGCTGTCTATGAACGCAAGCCTGATCCGGATTCAATAGGGAAGCTGCCGGGAGTGAATGTCGTTAGCCCAACCTGGTTTAGCATTATTGATGTTAAGGGGAATGTACGGAGTAAGGGCGATACTACCTATGTAAAATGGGCTCATAACCAAGGTATGGAGGTCTGGGGCTTACTGAGCAATAGTTTTGAATCCGATTTGACTACTGGTGCGTTATCCAGCTATGAGAATCGGATGAACACCATTGTACAGATGCTGAAGTACGCTGATTTATACGAACTGGACGGAATTAATATTGATTTTGAGAATGTGTACACCAAAGATGGAGAGAATGTCACGCAATTTATGCGGGAACTGAAACCCATGGCTCAAGCGAAGAATTTGATCGTCTCAATGGATGTTACACCTAAATCCAATAGTGAGATGTGGTCCTTATTTCTTGACCGGAGAGCACTAGCAACAGTGACTGATTTTCTAATTGTCATGGCCTACGATGAACACTGGGCATCCAGTCCTATTGCGGGCTCAGTTGCTTCACTACCTTGGGTGGAAAGCTCCCTCAGCCGTATTATAGAAGAAGACGGTGTAGCGCCTGAGAAGCTGATTCTCGGTGTCCCATTGTATACACGCATCTGGTCGGAGACTGAGGCGAAGGGCAAGACGAAGGTAAGCTCCAAGGCTGTCGGCATGAAGGCTGTCCAAGAAATCCTTACTGATAAGAAGCTTAAGCCAACACTTGATAAGGATACAGGGCAGAATTATATAGAGTATAAGGAAGATGGTATTCTACGTAAAATATGGATAGAGGATAAGGTATCTCTTAAGGCGAGAGTTGAGTTGGCCCAGTCTTTAGGACTTGGAGGGATCGGAGCCTGGAACCGCAACTTCGCCATTCAGGATGCTTGGGAAGCTTTGAAAGAAATTCAGAAATAA
- a CDS encoding YgzB family protein, which translates to MKFKSAKINAFRTWGLLLTMFGMGLMIFGTAGIVFWGSAGKVFAAIGLVIGLITMMASLAIYFWAGMLSTSAVQVECPECHKLTKILGKTDRCMFCHTILTLDPAQANITAEQLEKQQLKH; encoded by the coding sequence ATGAAGTTTAAATCGGCCAAAATCAATGCTTTCCGTACATGGGGATTACTGCTTACAATGTTTGGAATGGGCCTTATGATTTTTGGGACTGCAGGTATCGTATTTTGGGGTTCCGCAGGCAAAGTATTTGCCGCGATTGGACTCGTTATCGGTCTAATCACTATGATGGCCAGTCTTGCCATTTATTTCTGGGCTGGCATGTTATCAACCAGTGCTGTACAAGTAGAGTGTCCTGAATGTCATAAGCTGACCAAAATACTCGGTAAAACCGACCGCTGTATGTTCTGTCATACCATTCTCACTCTTGATCCTGCGCAGGCAAATATTACAGCTGAGCAGCTTGAAAAACAGCAACTGAAGCATTAA